One Gemmatimonadaceae bacterium genomic window, GATGTGCGCGGTGATGCGCACCGGCTGCACGGTGCGGTACGACTCGCCCGGCTTGGTGAGGAGGTGCCGCACGACGAGCGCCGAGTGGCACATCATGTCGTTGAGGACCCCGCCCCCTTGCAGCTTCCCCTGCCAGAACCACGGTGTATGCGGTCCGCTGTGCTCTTCGGCGGCACGCGCGAGGTAGGGGCGCCCGGTGGTGGCGGCGCCGCGCGCCCAGAGCAGCGCATGCCCGGCCGACACGTGCGGCGCGAAGATCTGGTCCTCGAGATAGCCGTGCATGAGCCCGACCGACTCGACCAGCGCCTTCACCCGCTTGGCCTCGGCCACATTGCGCGCCAGCGGTTTTTCGCAGGCAATCCCCTTGAGCGTCCCTTTCCCGCGGGCGATGGCGTCGACGATTTCCTCGACGTTCTCGATGCGCGCGTGGTTGGGGCCGCAGAGCCAGATGGCGTCGATGGCCGGGTCGGCGACCATGGCCGCAATGCTCTTGTAGGGGCGGGCGGCGCCGACGTCGAGCTCACGGGCCAGCGACGCGGCGCTGGCGGCGCTGCGATGGTTGGGGCTCCACACGCCGAGGACATCGGCGTCACGCACACCGCGCCATCCTTGGATGTGGAAGCGCGTGATGAAGCCGGAGCCTACGAAAGCCACGCCGAGGGACATGAGAGAAGACGGGAAGACGAGAAGACGAGAAGACGAGGGGGGCGGGGGGGGGCGGGAGGTTGGGGGAGTGCTATGGGGTGGCGGTGGGGGTGGTGCGGCGGATGGCTCGGCCGACGAGGATCGTGATGTTGTCGCGGCCGCCGCCATCGAGGGCGTCCTGCAGCAGCGCGTTGCACGCCTCGCGCGCCGAGGTCATGGCGAGGAGGCGATCGCGGATGCGCTCGTCGCTCACATGGCGGGTGAGGCCGTCGCTGCACAGCAGGTGCACCATCCCCCACTCGTTCTGTACACCGGTCACCACCGGCGTCGATTGCTCGCCACCGATCGCGCTGGCCAGCACGTTGGAGAAGCGTGCGATCTTCTGGTCGGTGCGGGTCAGCACGCCCATGTCGATGAGTTCCTGCGCGATGGTCTGGTCGCGCGTGACCTGCGTGAGGACGCCGTCGCGCATGAAGTAGTAGCGCGAATCGCCCACCTGCAGCAGGTAGATTCGGGGCCAGACGCCCAGATAGAGCGTGAGCGTCGTCGCCATCCCCTTGCGCCCGGGAAGCGCAGCGCTGCGTGCGTTGAGCTCCTCGTGTACGCGCAACGCCGCCGCTTCCAGCGTGCGGCGGAAGGTCTCATCGTCGCCGGCATCGGCGGTGTAGAAGCACTGGGCACTGTCGCTCACATAGCGCGAGACGGCGTCGAGTGCGAAGCGCGACGCTTCCTCGCCGGCCATTCCGCCACCGACGCCATCGGCAACCATTGCCAGGAAGGCGAGGCGATCCGTTTCGCGCGTCGTCCCGCTGGTTTCGGGGAGCGACGTGAGGTGCACGCGCATCTGGCGGTGCAGCGAGGCCACCAGGAAGTGATCCTGGTTCTCCGGGCGCACCTTGCCGGGGTGCGTGAGGCCAAAGACGTCGATCTCGTCGTCGCGCGGCTTGCGGACGACGCCGAGTTCGATGGCGTGCTCCTCACTGGTCGCCATGGCCGTCTCCATTGGTTGGCGCGGGGCGCACTACGGGCTGGTCCCCACCAGCGCCTGGTACACCAGCGTGGGGAAGCGATCCCGGATGTCGGTACGGTTGGGAATCTGCTGCACCATGAAGACGACGACCAGCTTCTCCTTGGGGTCGACGCGATAGGACGAGCCGTAGGCTCCGCCCCAGCCGTACGTCCCCTGTGCGCTGAGGCCATTCGCGCCGAAAGCATCGGTCGTCTCGAAGCCGAGTCCGAAGCCGAGTCCAGCGGAGGAATGCAGGGTGCCAACGAGATTCGTCGTCATGAGCTGGACCGTGCGTGGGGCGAGGATGCGTACACCGTCCAGTTCGCCGCCGTTGAGGAGCATTTGCAGGAAGCGGGCGTAGTCGCGCGCGGTGGAGACGAGCCCAGCGCCACCGGCAAACGAGCGCCGCGGTCCGTCGACGTAGTGTCCCTGGCCGCGGGCGCCATCGGCGGCGCGCACCACGGTCCCGTCGCCGCCGCTGCCGTAGACCGCGGTGAGGCGGTTGCGCTTGGCCGCCGGGACGTAGAAGAAGGTGTCGGTCATGCCTAACGGGGCGGTGATGCGGTCGGCGATGTAGGCGTCGAGCGCCATCCCCGACGCCTTCTCCACCACGCACCCCAGGATGTCGGTGTTGTAGCCGTAGACCCACGCCTCACCCGGCTGGGCCACGAAGGGGAGCGACGCCAGGCGCTCCATCGTCTCGCAGACCGGCTCGTCCTTGTCGGCGGTGTACCAGCCGAAGCCGGCGGCGGGGCCCAGGCCACGCGCTTCGTACAGTTTGGCCACGTGCGACTCGGTCCCGTAGGAGATCCCGGCCGTATGCGTGAGGAGGTCGCGGATGGTGATGGCGCGCCTGGCGGGGACAATTGCCACGCCGGTGTCAACCTTGACGGCGACCGTGGTGCGCGCGTAGGCGGGGAGGTAGCGCGACACCGGGTCGCTGAGGGCAATCTTCCCTTCCTCGACGAGGGTCATGATCGCCACGCTGGTGATGGCCTTGCTCTGCGAGGCGATGCGGAAGAGCGCGTCGGGGGTCATGCGGCGCCCCGCCTCCATGTCGCCCCACCCCACCGCCTTCTCGTACGCCACGCGCCCGTTGCGCAGCACGAGCGCCACCGCGCCCGCAACCTTGTGCTCGTCGACAAACGACTGCAGGAAGCGATCGATGCGCGCCAGGCGCTCGGCCGAGAAGCCGTTGCTTCCCTTTGCGGCTGCCGGTTGTGCGGGACGCCAGAACGGACGCGTCGCTTCTCCCTTGGCCGTGGACGCCGACTGCGCGGTTGCCGGTCGCGCCAGGAGCGGCGCGAGCGCCGACGCCAAGGCAAGGAATGCCGCAGCGTGGCGTGCGGCGCCGGCGCATCGCCGCGCGGAGGCGCCAGGTGCAACGTTGGCCATCGGGTGCGAGCGCGAATGGGGCGATGACATGGCGAACCGGTGCGTGTACGGGTGGGAGGCGCGTTATCCCTTGGGGGCGCGAATGCGGATGAGCCCTTCCTGCGCGACCGACGCCACGAGGACTCCGCCTTGCGTGTAGATCGAGCCACGCACGAAGCCGCGCGCCCCCGCGGCAGCCGGCGAGTCCATCACATACAGCATCCACTCGTCGGTGCGGAAGGGGCGGTGCATCCACACCGAATGATCCAGCGAGGCGATCTGCAACGATCGCGACCGGAAGGCGACGCCGTGCGGACCGAGCGCCGTGGGGAGAAGCCCGTAGTCCGACGCATAGGCGAGGACGGCCTGATGGATGATCTGGTCGTCGGGGAGCCTGCCAATCACGCGGAACCAGACCTGTCGCGACGCCGGCCGCACCTCGGCATCGAACGGGTCGTTGGGGGTCACGGGGCGAAAGTCGATCGGGCGGTCCTGCGTGAGCACCGGGCGCAGCGACTCCGGGATGCGGTCCGCCATCTCGCGGATGAGCGAGAGTTCCGGCGCCAACTCGTCGGGCGCTACCACTTCGGGCATCGGCTGCTGGTGTTCCATCCCCGGTTCATCCACATGGAACGAGACCGAGAGATTGAAGATCGCCTGCCCGTGCTGGATGGCGGTCACGCGCCGCGTGGTGAACGAGTTGCCGTCGCGCAGGCGGTCGACGAAGTAGACGATCGGCGCGGCCAGGTCGCCGGGGAGGATGAAGTAGCCGTGTACCGAGTGCGCCTCGCGCTCTCCCTCGACGGTGCGCCGCGCGGCGACGAGTGCCTGGGCAAACACCTGCCCGCCAAAGACGCGTCCCGTCCCCAGGTTGCGATTGCGTCCGCGATAGATGTTGACCTCGAGCGGTTCGAGGTCGAGCAGGGCCAGCAGTTCTTCGGTCGCGGATGACATGGCGAGGCGTGAGGATTTCGGGGAGGTCGATGGCGAACATACCGACCGCCCCCGCTCGCGCGCCACGCCCCGTGCGAGCCAGCCGGCGCACACTGGGAGGTCGTCGGTGGCGAGCGCCTGTGCGGTGTCTGTCCGCGCGTGGGAACCGCAGTCTATCCCCCGGAGTAAGGGTTTAGATTGCGACGCCGAAACTTGAGGAAGCCATGATGCGGTCCGCCCCTTCGACATCCTTGCTGCGCCACCGCCTGCGATCGCTGATCGTGGCCGGAGGCGTTGCCGTCGTGTCGCAGGGGCCGCTGGCCGCGCAGGCACCGCTTGCCGCGCAGCCGCCGGCGACGGGGAGCGTGGCGCGCGCGCTCGCCTTTGGGATCGGCGAGAGCATGGTCTACGACGTGAAGTTCGGGCTGTTCAACGTCGGGACGGCGCGCATGGAAGTGGTGGGGCTCGACACCGTTCGCGGGCGCAAGGTGTGGCACACGAAGCTGGAGATCACCGGGGGCATTCCCGGCTATCGCGTGCACGACGTGCTGGAGAGCTGGATCGACGTCGAGACGTTCAACTCGCTGCGGCATCGGCAGGCGACGGTCGAGGGGAAGCGCGAACGCACCAGGGTCTACGACATCTTTCCCGAGCGCGGCGTCTATCGCGAGCAGGGCAAGGGGGAGTTCCCCACGGTGACCAACCCGCTCGACGAGGGGGCGTTCATCTTCTTCGTGCGCAACCAACCGTTGGAAGTGGGAAAGCAGTACGACTTCCCGCGCTACTTCATCCCCGACCGCAACCCTGTCACCGTCATCACGGCGCGCAAGGAATCGCTCACGGTGCCGGCGGGGACGTTCCAGACGATCGTCATCAAGCCGATCATCAAGTCCAAGGGGGTCTTCTCGAAGAACGGACGCGCCGAGATCTGGTTCACCGACGACGACCGGCGGCTGATGGTGCGGATGGAGACGCACGTCGTCTTCGGGACGATCTCGTTGCAGCTCCGCGAGTTCTCGCAAGGCGCCACGCCCTGAGGGCGAGTGGCGGGGTAGCCAGCGGCGCGGAGGAGTGACGCCGCGCCGAAGCCGCTAGTACGGCAACCCGACCGAGAGCCCGACCGCGCGCGGCGTCACCAGCGGCGACCAGGTGAAGCCCCGCTTTCCGCGTGTTGGGGTCGGCGCGAGCTCCGAGGCGCTCCCCCCCGGTGACAGCTGCGCCCGCCCGCGCGCCACGGTGACGCGCGCCACGCCACCGCCAATCAGGAGCGCCAGCGGGTAGTCGCTCGCCCAATGCACCCCGTTGTTGACCATCGCGAAGCCGAGCACGGTCATCAGCGAGTAGCCTAACGGGCGCACGAACTTCTTCTCCGGATAGTTGAGGGCCACGATCTCCACGGTCGACATCGCGGCCGCCATGTGCCCCGAAGGCATGGCGTCGTAGGCGGGGACGTTGTCGTTGTAGTCGCCCAGGCTGGGAAAGGGGCGCCAGCGCCCGCGCGGCTGCGTGGCCTCGTTGGGCGTCTGCCGGCCAAACGAGCGCTTGAGCAACTGCGTGTACACGCCGAGCGACACCAGCCCCGAGGTGATCTCGCTGGCGGTGGTGCGCGCGCGGTGGTCGTCGTTGCGCATCCCGTGCACGAGGAAACCGCCGGCCACGAGGAGGTCGGTGGTGCCGTCGCCCAGGAAGTACAGCGCGGAGCCGAGCGTGCTGGGGATGGGGAGCTTCATCCCCGCAAAGCGCACGTTGATGGAGGGGTGATTGGGCGGGAGGCCAACGTGCCGCGCCACCATGCGCGTCTTGTCGACCAGGTAGTCGTCGGCGGCATAGAGCGCGGCGGTGCTCACCGCCACCACCCCCCACTCGGCCAGGTTGGAGGGGCGCAGGCCGAGCGTGAAGGTCCCCCCCACCGTGGGCGGGATCTCGCGCAGCATGCGCAGGCGCACCGGCCGGCGGTACTCGTACACGCCGTGCACGCCAAGGTCGACGCGCTGCGCGCTGCCGCGCACGTTGGTGGGGCGCCGGGGGAGGGTGTCGGATGGCGCACCAATGGCGGCCGCGCGCGACGCTTCGAGCGAATCGGCCACGACGCGCGCGCCAGATGCAACGCCGGTGTCGGGCGGTGGATTCTGCGCACCGGCGGTGGCTCCGGCGACAAGTCCGGCGGTGACGAGGCGGGAGAGAAGCACGCGGCGTTTCATGAAAGCCGCCACCTGGAGCCAGCACCGACGCGCGTCCCGTTCATCCTGCCTGCCTCCGCGCGTCATGCGCACCGCTGTCCTGCTCGAGTGAGGCCTAACGACCGCCAGCGTGCCAGGAGAGCGCCTGCATCCCGCTCAACGTGCCGAGTGCCGCGCCGGTCACCACGTCGCTGGGCCAATGGGCGTTCTGGTACATGCGCGCCAGCCCCACGGTCCCCGCGGCGCCGTAGAGTGTGGTGCGGATGAGCCACTTCTTCGAAGGATAGCGCCCAGACAACTCGCGCGAGAGCACGGTGGCCAGGGCGAAGGCGGCGCTCGTGTGTCCCGAGGGGAACGACGACCGGCGGGCGTCGAAGAAGCCGCGCCCCGGGTAGTACTGATCGGGATCGTTGGGCGAGGCGTTGGGGCGCGAGCGCCCCACGAGTCCCTTGATGCCGATGGTGAGGGCACCGCTCAGCATCACCGCCTGCGTCGATTCCATCCCGATGTGCTCCACCACGTCGTGCCCGGTCACGGCGCCGCCGGCCCACAGGAGCGTTCCCACGGTGAGGGGGACGAATCCGCCGAGCGAGGCGCAAAGCACCGACGCCCGGCGCGTGGCGCCGTCAGGGGAACGAAAGCGCCCGATCTCGCGCATCACCGGCTCGTCGATGAGCGACACGGCGGCCGATGCGCCCACCGCGAGGAACGAGTTGCGCACGAAGCGCGGGGCGCCGCGCGCCACCGACAGCGCGTGCAGCGACAGGATGGCCGGCGGGTCGATCTGCAGCCCGGATTGCACCTGGCGGATGGAGTCGCCGC contains:
- a CDS encoding DUF3108 domain-containing protein, whose protein sequence is MLRHRLRSLIVAGGVAVVSQGPLAAQAPLAAQPPATGSVARALAFGIGESMVYDVKFGLFNVGTARMEVVGLDTVRGRKVWHTKLEITGGIPGYRVHDVLESWIDVETFNSLRHRQATVEGKRERTRVYDIFPERGVYREQGKGEFPTVTNPLDEGAFIFFVRNQPLEVGKQYDFPRYFIPDRNPVTVITARKESLTVPAGTFQTIVIKPIIKSKGVFSKNGRAEIWFTDDDRRLMVRMETHVVFGTISLQLREFSQGATP
- a CDS encoding phosphatase PAP2 family protein, which produces MSRLMRAVVLAGGMCFAQSVSAQASILALRGLGFSGDSIRQVQSGLQIDPPAILSLHALSVARGAPRFVRNSFLAVGASAAVSLIDEPVMREIGRFRSPDGATRRASVLCASLGGFVPLTVGTLLWAGGAVTGHDVVEHIGMESTQAVMLSGALTIGIKGLVGRSRPNASPNDPDQYYPGRGFFDARRSSFPSGHTSAAFALATVLSRELSGRYPSKKWLIRTTLYGAAGTVGLARMYQNAHWPSDVVTGAALGTLSGMQALSWHAGGR
- a CDS encoding Gfo/Idh/MocA family oxidoreductase, whose protein sequence is MSLGVAFVGSGFITRFHIQGWRGVRDADVLGVWSPNHRSAASAASLARELDVGAARPYKSIAAMVADPAIDAIWLCGPNHARIENVEEIVDAIARGKGTLKGIACEKPLARNVAEAKRVKALVESVGLMHGYLEDQIFAPHVSAGHALLWARGAATTGRPYLARAAEEHSGPHTPWFWQGKLQGGGVLNDMMCHSALVVRHLLTKPGESYRTVQPVRITAHIASLKWSRPPYARHLKQTFGKAVDYRNTPSEDFASMTIEFETADGHRVIGEASTSWSFVGAGLRLSAELLGPEYSMKWSSLDSGLQLFFSRQVTGKAGEDLVEKQNAEQGVMPVVPQEYHAYGYTDENRHFVRAFLGKEKPRLTFDDGIDVVRILMAAYQSAEMGRTLAFPPRGIDAFVPAVARGAWNPAAEG
- a CDS encoding beta-lactamase family protein; this encodes MSSPHSRSHPMANVAPGASARRCAGAARHAAAFLALASALAPLLARPATAQSASTAKGEATRPFWRPAQPAAAKGSNGFSAERLARIDRFLQSFVDEHKVAGAVALVLRNGRVAYEKAVGWGDMEAGRRMTPDALFRIASQSKAITSVAIMTLVEEGKIALSDPVSRYLPAYARTTVAVKVDTGVAIVPARRAITIRDLLTHTAGISYGTESHVAKLYEARGLGPAAGFGWYTADKDEPVCETMERLASLPFVAQPGEAWVYGYNTDILGCVVEKASGMALDAYIADRITAPLGMTDTFFYVPAAKRNRLTAVYGSGGDGTVVRAADGARGQGHYVDGPRRSFAGGAGLVSTARDYARFLQMLLNGGELDGVRILAPRTVQLMTTNLVGTLHSSAGLGFGLGFETTDAFGANGLSAQGTYGWGGAYGSSYRVDPKEKLVVVFMVQQIPNRTDIRDRFPTLVYQALVGTSP
- a CDS encoding serine/threonine-protein phosphatase, which gives rise to MATSEEHAIELGVVRKPRDDEIDVFGLTHPGKVRPENQDHFLVASLHRQMRVHLTSLPETSGTTRETDRLAFLAMVADGVGGGMAGEEASRFALDAVSRYVSDSAQCFYTADAGDDETFRRTLEAAALRVHEELNARSAALPGRKGMATTLTLYLGVWPRIYLLQVGDSRYYFMRDGVLTQVTRDQTIAQELIDMGVLTRTDQKIARFSNVLASAIGGEQSTPVVTGVQNEWGMVHLLCSDGLTRHVSDERIRDRLLAMTSAREACNALLQDALDGGGRDNITILVGRAIRRTTPTATP
- a CDS encoding phosphatase PAP2 family protein, with amino-acid sequence MKRRVLLSRLVTAGLVAGATAGAQNPPPDTGVASGARVVADSLEASRAAAIGAPSDTLPRRPTNVRGSAQRVDLGVHGVYEYRRPVRLRMLREIPPTVGGTFTLGLRPSNLAEWGVVAVSTAALYAADDYLVDKTRMVARHVGLPPNHPSINVRFAGMKLPIPSTLGSALYFLGDGTTDLLVAGGFLVHGMRNDDHRARTTASEITSGLVSLGVYTQLLKRSFGRQTPNEATQPRGRWRPFPSLGDYNDNVPAYDAMPSGHMAAAMSTVEIVALNYPEKKFVRPLGYSLMTVLGFAMVNNGVHWASDYPLALLIGGGVARVTVARGRAQLSPGGSASELAPTPTRGKRGFTWSPLVTPRAVGLSVGLPY
- the tesB gene encoding acyl-CoA thioesterase II, whose product is MSSATEELLALLDLEPLEVNIYRGRNRNLGTGRVFGGQVFAQALVAARRTVEGEREAHSVHGYFILPGDLAAPIVYFVDRLRDGNSFTTRRVTAIQHGQAIFNLSVSFHVDEPGMEHQQPMPEVVAPDELAPELSLIREMADRIPESLRPVLTQDRPIDFRPVTPNDPFDAEVRPASRQVWFRVIGRLPDDQIIHQAVLAYASDYGLLPTALGPHGVAFRSRSLQIASLDHSVWMHRPFRTDEWMLYVMDSPAAAGARGFVRGSIYTQGGVLVASVAQEGLIRIRAPKG